A DNA window from Paralichthys olivaceus isolate ysfri-2021 chromosome 3, ASM2471397v2, whole genome shotgun sequence contains the following coding sequences:
- the s1pr4 gene encoding sphingosine 1-phosphate receptor 4, with amino-acid sequence MSILSSLSSPSSCLHQYHSPSQISNGTMSDSSGLNDVILQHYNHTGRLQNRTISNTLNHISVSKAAFLFFSVFIILENLLVLMAVISRIRNSRRWVYVCIANITLSDLLTGAAYLVNICMSGSQTFRLSPALWLFREGMLFVALAASIFSLLLIAVERYTTMMKPLPQKSAKKTYYRIYGLVALCWVLALVIGFLPLLGWNCVCSLDECSTLLPLYSKSYILFSLLIFFIILSTIGVLYGAIYCHVHRSAQKDPHRSRKRSLALLKTVITIVGVFMLCWGPLFLLLLVDFFCVPRQCVLLFSADYFISLAVLNSGLNPIIYALGSSDMRKAIAELLCCCCLRAGLCRSDTFTSKESNSTSGSRRDSMRNSFSRVRNLSTASPPPTPSKPRRSHKKYRLSSTTSCLSVSSG; translated from the coding sequence ATGagcatcctctcctctctcagctccccctcctcctgcctccaccAGTACCACTCGCCCAGTCAAATCTCCAACGGCACCATGTCTGACTCCAGTGGCCTCAACGACGTGATCCTGCAGCATTACAACCACACCGGCCGCCTGCAGAACAGAACCATCTCGAACACCCTGAACCACATCAGTGTCTCCAAAGCCGCCTTTCTCTTCTTCAGCGTTTTCATCATCCTGGAGAACCTCCTGGTGCTGATGGCCGTCATCTCCCGCATCCGCAACAGCCGGCGCTGGGTTTATGTCTGCATTGCCAACATCACACTCAGTGATCTCCTCACAGGCGCTGCCTACCTAGTCAACATCTGCATGTCTGGCAGCCAGACCTTCCGCCTCAGCCCTGCTCTGTGGCTGTTCAGGGAAGGGATGCTGTTCGTGGCCCTGGCAGCATCCATATTCAGTTTGCTGCTGATTGCCGTGGAGCGTTACACCACCATGATGAAGCCACTGCCCCAGAAGTCAGCCAAGAAGACCTACTATAGGATCTACGGCTTGGTGGCACTCTGTTGGGTTTTGGCACTGGTGATTGGCTTCCTCCCCTTGCTCGGCTGGAACTGTGTGTGCAGCCTGGACGAATGCTCCACACTCCTCCCTCTATATTCCAAGAGCTAcatcttgttctctctcttaaTCTTCTTCATTATCCTTTCGACTATTGGTGTCCTCTATGGGGCCATCTACTGCCACGTGCACAGGAGTGCACAGAAGGACCCCCATCGCAGTCGCAAACGCTCTTTAGCCCTGCTTAAAACAGTGATCACTATCGTTGGGGTCTTTATGCTATGCTGGGGGCCACTGTTCCTGCTGTTACTGGTGGATTTCTTCTGTGTCCCCCGCCAATGTGTGCTGCTGTTCAGCGCTGATTATTTCATCTCCCTGGCTGTCCTGAACTCTGGCCTGAACCCCATCATCTACGCCCTGGGCAGCAGTGATATGAGAAAGGCAATCGCCgagctgctgtgctgctgctgcctgaggGCCGGCCTCTGccgctcagacacattcacatccaAGGAGTCGAACAGCACCTCAGGGAGCAGGCGGGACAGCATGAGAAACAGCTTCAGCAGGGTCAGAAATCTGAGCACGGCTTCTCCACCACCAACACCAAGCAAGCCTCGCAGAAGTCACAAAAAATACAGGCTGAGCTCCACTACCAGCTGCCTGTCAGTTTCAAGTGGTTAA